In the genome of Massilia sp. UMI-21, the window ATCTCCTCAAAGGATGCATGCATAGTAGATTGGCATCGTTTTGATGGTCAATGAATTAGTTGCACCATCGCACGAAATTATGCGGGTCGGGAACGCATTCCCTTAAGTAAAAGAACACAGTCAAGGAAGTACGCGAAAAATGCCACAGCAGGCGTCAGGCGCATTGACGGGCTGGTCGCTGTTCGGCTATCATCGTGGGCTTTCCCTTTGCTCGGGGAAGACAATAAGGCAGAGTCCGCTGCAGCAAGGGCGGAACCACCACAGTGAGCATTTAACCTATTTAGGAAGTCATCATGAAAACTTTTTCCGCTAAGGGCCATGAAGTCCAGCGCGACTGGTTGGTGATTGACGCGACGGACTTGGTCCTCGGACGTGTTGCCAGCGAAGTGGCACTCCGACTGCGCGGCAAGCACAAGCCGGAGTTCACTCCGCACGTCGATACCGGCGACTACATCATCGTCGTCAATGCAGGCAAGCTGCGCGTGACCGGCACCAAGGCCACCGCCAAGACCTACTACCGTCACTCGGGCTACCCGGGCGGTATCTACGAAACCAACTTCCTGAAAATGCAGCAGCGCTTCCCGGGCCGTGCCCTGGAAAAGGCTGTCAAAGGCATGCTGCCGAAGGGCCCGCTGGGCTATGCAATGATCAAGAAGCTGAAAGTGTACGCGGAAGGTTCGCACCCGCACGCAGCACAGCAACCACAAGCACTGACCCTCTAAGGAACTGACATGATCGGTAACTACAACTACGGCACCGGCCGTCGCAAGAGTGCAGTCGCTCGCGTGTTCATCAAAGCCGGCACCGGCCTGATCGTCGTGAACGGCAAGCCTGCGAACGAATATTTCTCGCGCGAGACCGGCCTGATGGTCATCCGCCAGCCGCTGGAACTGACCGGCAACGTCGAGCGTTTCGACATCAAGGTCAACGTGCACGGTGGTGGTGAGTCGGGCCAGGCAGGCGCCGTCCGTCACGGCATCACCCGCGCCCTGATCGACTACGACGCAGGCCTCAAGGGCGACCTGGCACGTGCCGGTTTCGTCACCCGTGACGCCCGTGAAGTCGAGCGTAAGAAAGTCGGCCTGCGTAAAGCACGTCGCGCAAAGCAGTTCTCGAAGCGTTAATTCGACTTCGACAGCGCCTGTCGGGCGCTGCTGCGAGAAAAGCCGTCCTCCGCAAGGTGGGCGGCTTTTTGTTATTTGGGGCCGGGTCTCAGCACCAATATCCCAGGAAGGCCTTGAAAACCGTTTCCCTTCTGGCATACAGGCCGCTTCCGACCATGAGCAGGCTCAACAGCATCGTCACGATGTAGATCACCTGGTAGGGGCTTTCGATGTAAGTCGCGGCCCAGACAGACCCGCAAAACAGGAAAAGGCCGATGAGAACATGGAGCACGCGTGCGATCAGTTCGGCCGTCGAGCTGGACTTCCTCGGGCGCCAGGAGAACCTGGTGTGATGGTGCGTTCGCATGCGTTCGGAAATCATGTGGTCTGGGTCCTGGAATGGGCGCTGTCATTGGAGTGCGCCTGAATATTGTTGCAACATAGCATTGAAATATTGCTGACGCAACGCAGCGATTCGGCGATCGCTGGCGATGCAAAGGATATTTGCATTCTGGAGCGTTCATGCAAATATCCTTTGCACCTCGGGGGAGCCACGCCCTTGGGCGCACGCATTTTCCACCGCTGTTAAAATGCAGCCTCGTCCTGAAAAGCTCATTCTTACATCACGAAGGAACAAAATATGATCAAAGTTGGCATCGTTGGCGGAACCGGATACACGGGCGTGGAACTGCTGCGGCTGTTGGCCGTGCACCCCGACGTGCAGCTGACCGCGATCACCTCGCGCAAGGAAGACGGCCTGCCGGTGGCCGATATGTTCCCCTCGCTGCGCGGTGTCGTCGACCTGGCTTTCTCGAGCCCGGACAAGGCCGACCTGACCGGGTGCGACGTGGTGTTCTTCGCCACCCCGCACGGCGTCGCCATGGCCCAGGCCCCGGCGCTGCTGGCGGCCGGCGTCAAGGTCATCGACCTGGCGGCCGACTTCCGCCTGAAGGACCAGGCCACCTTCGAGAAGTGGTACAAGATCCCGCACACCGCGCCCGAACTGATCGAGGAAGCCGTGTACGGCCTGCCGGAGCTGAACCGCGAAGATATCAAGCAGGCGCGCCTGATCGCCAACCCGGGCTGCTACCCGACCACCATGCAGATCGGCTTCCACCCGCTGCTCAAGGCCGGCATCGTCGACGCGGGCAACCTGATCGCCGACGCCAAGTCGGGCGTCTCGGGCGCCGGCCGCAAGGCCGAGATCGGCACGCTGTTCTCGGAAGCGAGCGACAACTTCAAGGCCTACGGCGTGCATGGCCACCGCCACACCCCGGAAACCTCGGCCCAGCTGGCACGCTACACCGATCAGAAGGTCGGCCTGATCTTCACCCCGCACCTGGTGCCGATGATTCGCGGCATGCACGCGACCCTGTACGCGCGCCTGACGAAAGAGATCGACGACGCCGCCCTGCAGGCCCTGTTCGAGGACGCCTACAAGGACAGCCAGTTCGTGGACGTGATGCCCTTCGGCTCGCACCCGGAAACCCGCTCGACCCGCGGCTCGAACATGCTGCGCCTGGCGCTGCACCGTCCGGAAGGCGGCAATACCGTGGTCATCCTGGTGGTGCAGGACAACCTGATGAAGGGCGCCGCCGGCCAGGCGGTGCAGTGCATGAACCTGATGTTCGGCCTGGACGAAGCCACCGGCCTGAAGCAGATCGCGCTGCTGCCATGATGCTTGACTGCAACTGACCAAGGCCCCATCCGGGGCCTTTTTCGTGGTGCGCCCAGCATGGGCGCACTCCTGCGGGTGAAAGTCCTGCCGCGAGCTGACCACAGTGAGCGAAGTGAAGCGCAACTGCATGAGGGTAACCGAGTGTGGGAAGGAAGCGTGGATCGTAAATCATGAGCCGAGGAACACGAATCGCATAGAAGGCGTTGCCGATCAGGGCGAGCGGGCCATGAACCGCAAAGCTCTTGTGGTCAAGGAGAGGTGGCGTAGATGCGGCGGTTGTGTGATGAAGGAGTGCGGCCCTTACCTGGGGACGCCCCGCCTTGTGCCTGAAAGGGCGACGAAAAAAAAATCGGAGCGGGGTCTCAGCAGAGGTCATAGTAGTTGGAGGTAGCGCTGGGAAGGCTCGACTCCGCCGACGAAGGACCGAACGAGTAGGAGTGAATCCGATATGTCGATGCAGAAGGCACAGCGTCAGATGCCCGCAAACGCGGGGCGGGAAGCCGTAGGGCAAGGTGAAGCCATGCTCGATGCTTTCAGCGACGAAGCGTTCTGCCCGCGGCATGCAACCGGAGGCACGGGGTCAGCGTTGCTGCAAGCGGCGCTGACGACAGAGAACCTGCGGCGGGCGTTCAAGCGTGTGCGTGCCAACAAGGGAGCGGCTGGCGTGGATGGACTGGACATTGACCAGACCTCGCGTCTGCTGGCAACCGAGTGGCCTCACATACGAGAACAACTGTTGGCAGGGACGTACCGGCCCAGTCCGGTACGTCGGGTGACGATTCCGAAGCCCGACGGTGGCGAGCGCGAGCTTGGCATCCCGACGGTGACGGATCGGCTGATCCAGCAAGCACTATTACAGGTGGTGCAACCGATCCTTGATCCCACTTTCAGCGAGCATAGCTACGGCTTCCGACCGGGCAGGCGTGCGCAGGATGCGGTATTAGCCGCTCAGGCATACGTCCAGTCCGGGCTGAGAATCGTGGTGGACGTGGACCTGTCGAAGTTCTTCGACCGGGTCAACCATGACATCCTG includes:
- the rplM gene encoding 50S ribosomal protein L13 codes for the protein MKTFSAKGHEVQRDWLVIDATDLVLGRVASEVALRLRGKHKPEFTPHVDTGDYIIVVNAGKLRVTGTKATAKTYYRHSGYPGGIYETNFLKMQQRFPGRALEKAVKGMLPKGPLGYAMIKKLKVYAEGSHPHAAQQPQALTL
- the rpsI gene encoding 30S ribosomal protein S9; the protein is MIGNYNYGTGRRKSAVARVFIKAGTGLIVVNGKPANEYFSRETGLMVIRQPLELTGNVERFDIKVNVHGGGESGQAGAVRHGITRALIDYDAGLKGDLARAGFVTRDAREVERKKVGLRKARRAKQFSKR
- a CDS encoding N-acetyl-gamma-glutamyl-phosphate reductase, which codes for MIKVGIVGGTGYTGVELLRLLAVHPDVQLTAITSRKEDGLPVADMFPSLRGVVDLAFSSPDKADLTGCDVVFFATPHGVAMAQAPALLAAGVKVIDLAADFRLKDQATFEKWYKIPHTAPELIEEAVYGLPELNREDIKQARLIANPGCYPTTMQIGFHPLLKAGIVDAGNLIADAKSGVSGAGRKAEIGTLFSEASDNFKAYGVHGHRHTPETSAQLARYTDQKVGLIFTPHLVPMIRGMHATLYARLTKEIDDAALQALFEDAYKDSQFVDVMPFGSHPETRSTRGSNMLRLALHRPEGGNTVVILVVQDNLMKGAAGQAVQCMNLMFGLDEATGLKQIALLP